The Perca fluviatilis chromosome 24, GENO_Pfluv_1.0, whole genome shotgun sequence genome has a window encoding:
- the LOC120554411 gene encoding leucine-rich repeat-containing protein 3-like: MGASHRCRPSIKPSCASLWSAGTLWLLSAIMSAYACPNICHCADRNGVVVQCTSSNLENIPSNLPRDTVVLLLSSNRIKHIPKETFTDLYRLRELDLSHNAIDSVEVGAFQGISGSLRTLDLSNNHLSSLPKDTLAKLHARVRLSHNPWHCDCSLQEVLRELKLDPETVNEVSCYTAVQEEYVGQPVIQVLDSGINFCNFHHKTTDVAMFVAMFCWFSMVTAYIIYYIKHNQEDARRHMAYLRSLPSTSHISKDYDTASSGF; the protein is encoded by the coding sequence ATGGGGGCCTCTCACAGGTGCAGGCCATCCATAAAACCTTCCTGCGCTTCTCTTTGGTCTGCGGGAACATTGTGGCTTCTGTCTGCGATTATGAGTGCGTATGCTTGTCCTAACATCTGTCACTGCGCGGACAGGAACGGTGTGGTGGTGCAGTGCACCTCGAGCAACTTGGAGAACATCCCATCCAACTTGCCCAGGGACACTGTCGTTCTCTTGCTTTCGTCAAACCGGATCAAACACATCCCAAAGGAGACCTTCACAGACCTCTACCGCCTCAGGGAACTGGACTTGTCTCACAACGCCATTGACAGCGTGGAGGTCGGCGCCTTTCAAGGGATCTCCGGGAGTCTGCGGACCTTGGATCTTTCTAACAACCACCTCAGCAGCCTGCCCAAAGACACCTTGGCCAAGCTGCATGCCCGCGTCCGATTATCCCACAACCCTTGGCACTGTGACTGCTCTCTGcaggaggtgctgcgggagctGAAGCTCGACCCCGAGACGGTGAACGAGGTCAGCTGCTACACGGCCGTGCAGGAGGAGTACGTGGGACAACCGGTGATCCAAGTCCTGGACTCGGGGATCAACTTTTGCAATTTCCACCACAAGACGACAGACGTGGCCATGTTTGTGGCCATGTTCTGCTGGTTCTCCATGGTGACGGCTTACATCATTTACTACATCAAACACAACCAGGAGGACGCCAGGAGGCACATGGCGTACCTCAGGTCCCTGCCCAGCACTTCTCACATTAGCAAGGACTACGACACAGCCAGCAGTGGGTTCTAG